One stretch of Pseudomonas sp. NC02 DNA includes these proteins:
- a CDS encoding efflux RND transporter periplasmic adaptor subunit, producing the protein MEKSRRRTFAWAVGTLLLVALLIALGLHFFAGGHKGRPAVTGEPVAVVPVVLQDVPVYIDALGTVTPTRSVTVVTQVDGILSSVEFKEGQHVSKGQVIARIDDRALKAQLAVAKGTLAHDQAVLSNAQRDLVRYRELVKAGSTSQQTVDTQASLVQQQLGTVAADQGNVQNLEVQVGYCTITSPVDGVVGLRLVDPGNYVTTTSTTGIVVITQMNPATVVFAVPEDDLGAINQALGRGAVTVLAYDRNKKALLATGSLLALDNQVDTSTGTIKVKAQFDDSGSALFPNQFVNARLKADTLAQVAVVPTRAIQHGSKGDFVFVVNGDKASLRNIKTGPSMGDVSAVLENGVKPGEQVITEGADKLDDGSAVKVVAQ; encoded by the coding sequence GTGGAGAAAAGCAGACGACGTACGTTCGCCTGGGCCGTTGGCACGTTGTTACTGGTAGCGTTGTTGATTGCCCTGGGTTTGCACTTCTTTGCAGGCGGGCACAAAGGCCGGCCGGCCGTCACCGGCGAACCGGTGGCCGTGGTGCCGGTGGTGTTGCAGGACGTGCCGGTGTATATCGATGCCCTCGGCACCGTCACCCCCACCCGCAGTGTGACCGTGGTCACCCAGGTCGATGGCATCCTCAGCAGCGTGGAATTCAAGGAAGGCCAGCACGTCAGCAAGGGCCAGGTGATTGCGCGGATCGATGACCGTGCTCTCAAGGCCCAACTGGCCGTGGCCAAGGGTACCCTGGCCCACGACCAGGCTGTGTTGAGCAATGCCCAGCGCGATCTGGTGCGCTACCGCGAACTGGTCAAGGCCGGCTCTACCAGCCAGCAAACCGTCGACACCCAGGCGTCCTTGGTCCAGCAACAACTGGGCACCGTGGCCGCCGACCAGGGCAATGTGCAGAACCTTGAAGTGCAGGTCGGCTACTGCACCATCACTTCGCCGGTCGACGGTGTGGTGGGCCTGCGCCTGGTCGACCCCGGCAATTACGTCACCACCACCAGCACCACCGGCATCGTGGTGATTACCCAGATGAACCCGGCCACCGTGGTGTTCGCGGTCCCCGAGGACGACCTGGGTGCAATCAACCAGGCCCTGGGCCGTGGCGCCGTGACGGTGCTGGCCTACGACCGCAACAAGAAAGCCCTGCTGGCCACCGGCAGCCTGTTGGCCCTGGACAACCAGGTAGACACCTCCACCGGCACCATCAAGGTCAAGGCGCAGTTCGATGATTCGGGCAGTGCGCTGTTCCCCAACCAGTTCGTCAATGCGCGCCTGAAGGCCGACACCCTGGCCCAGGTTGCCGTGGTGCCCACCCGGGCGATCCAGCATGGCAGCAAGGGCGATTTTGTGTTCGTGGTGAATGGCGACAAGGCCAGCCTGCGCAACATCAAGACCGGCCCATCGATGGGCGATGTGTCGGCGGTGCTCGAGAACGGCGTCAAGCCAGGCGAGCAGGTGATCACCGAAGGCGCCGACAAACTGGATGACGGTTCGGCCGTGAAGGTCGTCGCCCAGTGA
- a CDS encoding TetR/AcrR family transcriptional regulator translates to MSTIRERNKELILRAASEEFADKGFAATKTSDIAAKAGLPKPNVYYYFKSKDNLYREVLESIIEPILAASTPFNPDGDPSAVLSGYIRSKICISRDLPFASKVFASEIMHGAPHLSPEQVEQLNAQAKHNIDCIQSWVDRGLIAPIDPHHLMFSIWAATQTYADFDWQISAVTGKAKLDEADYEAAAQTIIRLVLKGCERD, encoded by the coding sequence ATGAGCACCATTCGCGAGCGCAACAAAGAACTGATCCTGCGGGCTGCCAGTGAGGAGTTTGCCGACAAGGGCTTCGCCGCGACCAAAACCAGCGACATCGCCGCCAAGGCCGGGCTGCCCAAGCCCAACGTCTACTACTACTTCAAGTCCAAGGACAACCTCTATCGCGAGGTGCTCGAAAGCATTATCGAGCCGATCCTGGCGGCCTCCACACCGTTCAATCCTGATGGCGACCCTTCGGCCGTGCTGAGCGGGTACATCCGCTCGAAGATCTGCATCTCCCGGGATTTGCCGTTTGCCTCGAAAGTGTTTGCCAGTGAGATCATGCACGGCGCCCCGCATTTAAGCCCCGAGCAGGTGGAACAGCTGAATGCCCAGGCCAAGCACAACATCGACTGCATCCAGAGCTGGGTGGACCGTGGGCTGATTGCGCCGATTGATCCGCATCACCTGATGTTCAGCATTTGGGCGGCGACGCAGACGTATGCGGATTTTGACTGGCAGATTTCGGCGGTGACCGGGAAGGCGAAGTTGGATGAAGCGGATTATGAGGCGGCGGCGCAGACGATTATTCGGTTGGTGTTGAAGGGGTGTGAGCGGGACTGA
- a CDS encoding transposase, whose product MPDLPASCRLRTGRYNEPNRIYLLTSNTLHREPIFSDFKLGRLVVQQFRIAQNQRLATSLAWVVMPDHFHWLISLENGSLADLMRQVKSKSTRVVNAVAGRKGRLWQPGFHDHAVRREENLEGIARYIVANPLRAGLVKKYGDYPLWDAIWL is encoded by the coding sequence ATGCCTGATCTACCCGCATCATGTCGTCTACGCACAGGCCGCTATAACGAACCCAACCGAATTTATCTTCTGACCAGTAACACACTGCATCGCGAACCAATATTCAGCGACTTCAAGCTAGGCAGACTGGTGGTGCAGCAATTCAGAATTGCGCAAAACCAGCGACTGGCAACCTCACTCGCCTGGGTAGTGATGCCCGATCATTTCCACTGGTTGATTTCGCTGGAAAACGGTTCGCTGGCTGACCTGATGCGCCAAGTCAAATCCAAAAGTACTCGAGTCGTGAATGCCGTTGCCGGGCGAAAAGGGCGTCTTTGGCAACCAGGTTTCCATGATCATGCCGTGCGGCGCGAAGAAAACCTTGAGGGCATAGCTCGGTACATCGTGGCCAATCCCTTGAGGGCGGGGCTGGTGAAAAAATATGGCGACTACCCACTGTGGGATGCGATCTGGCTTTGA
- a CDS encoding heme-binding protein: MSALTLKVAVNLASHAIAAGRTISAAPLTVAVLDSGGHLITLQREDGASLLRPQIAIGKAWGAIALGKGSRLLALDAQQRPAFIAALNSLGQGSVVPAPGGVLIRDQAGVVLGAIGISGDTSDIDEQCAISAIEGLGLLADAGVTA; encoded by the coding sequence ATGAGCGCTTTAACCTTGAAAGTCGCAGTCAACCTGGCCAGCCACGCCATCGCGGCAGGCCGCACCATTTCGGCGGCACCGCTGACCGTTGCGGTACTCGACAGCGGCGGGCATTTGATAACGTTGCAGCGCGAGGATGGCGCGAGCCTGCTGCGCCCGCAGATCGCGATTGGCAAGGCCTGGGGTGCGATAGCCCTGGGCAAGGGCTCGCGCTTGCTGGCGCTGGACGCACAGCAACGGCCGGCGTTTATTGCCGCGTTGAACAGCCTGGGGCAGGGCAGCGTGGTGCCGGCACCGGGCGGGGTGTTGATCCGGGATCAGGCGGGTGTGGTGCTGGGCGCGATCGGGATCAGCGGGGATACGTCGGATATTGACGAGCAGTGTGCGATCAGTGCGATCGAGGGGTTGGGGTTGTTGGCGGATGCGGGGGTTACTGCTTGA
- the gcl gene encoding glyoxylate carboligase, producing the protein MSKMRAIEAAVLVMRREGVDTAFGIPGAAINPLYSALQKVGGIDHVLARHVEGASHMAEGYTRTKAGNIGVCIGTSGPAGTDMVTGLYSASADSIPILCITGQAPRARMHKEDFQAVDITSIVKPVTKWATTVLEPGQVPYAFQKAFYEMRSGRPGPVLIDLPFDVQMAEIEFDIDAYQPLPLAKPLATRIQVEKALALLDQAERPLLVSGGGVINADASELLVEFAELTGIPVIPTLMGWGTIPDDHPQMVGMVGLQTSHRYGNATMLKSDVVLGIGNRWANRHTGSVEVYTEGRKFIHVDIEPTQIGRVFTPDLGIVSDAGSALTMFIEVAREWKAAGKLKDRSAWLHDCQQRKATLHRKTHFDNVPVKPQRVYEEMNQVFGKDTCYVSTIGLSQIAGAQFLHVYKPRHWINCGQAGPLGWTIPAALGVVKADPTRKVVALSGDYDFQFMIEELAVGAQFKLPYIHVVVNNSYLGLIRQAQRGFEMDYCVQLSFDNLNAPELNGYGVDHVAVAEGLGCKALRVFEPGQIQPALRKAQEMIEEFKVPVIVEIILERVTNISMGTEINAVNEFEDLALVGNDAPTAISLLD; encoded by the coding sequence ATGAGCAAAATGAGAGCAATCGAAGCCGCTGTCCTGGTGATGCGCCGTGAAGGGGTCGACACCGCCTTCGGTATCCCGGGCGCCGCGATCAACCCGCTGTATTCGGCCTTGCAGAAGGTCGGTGGCATCGATCACGTCCTTGCTCGCCACGTTGAAGGCGCCTCGCACATGGCCGAGGGCTACACCCGCACCAAGGCCGGCAATATCGGCGTGTGCATCGGCACCTCGGGCCCGGCGGGCACCGACATGGTTACCGGCCTGTACAGCGCCTCGGCGGACTCGATCCCGATCCTGTGCATCACCGGCCAGGCGCCACGGGCACGCATGCACAAGGAAGACTTCCAGGCTGTCGACATCACCAGCATCGTCAAGCCGGTGACCAAGTGGGCGACCACCGTCCTGGAACCCGGCCAGGTGCCGTATGCCTTCCAGAAAGCCTTCTATGAAATGCGCTCCGGTCGCCCGGGCCCGGTGCTGATCGACCTGCCATTCGACGTACAAATGGCCGAGATCGAATTTGACATCGACGCCTACCAACCACTGCCCCTGGCCAAGCCTTTGGCGACCCGTATCCAGGTGGAAAAAGCCCTGGCCCTGCTGGACCAGGCCGAGCGCCCATTGCTGGTGAGCGGTGGTGGCGTGATCAACGCCGACGCCAGCGAACTGCTGGTGGAATTCGCCGAGTTGACCGGCATCCCGGTGATCCCGACCCTGATGGGCTGGGGCACGATCCCGGACGATCACCCGCAGATGGTGGGCATGGTCGGCCTGCAAACGTCCCACCGTTATGGCAACGCCACGATGTTGAAATCGGACGTGGTGCTGGGCATCGGTAACCGCTGGGCCAACCGTCACACCGGTTCGGTGGAGGTGTACACCGAGGGCCGAAAATTCATTCACGTGGACATCGAGCCGACGCAAATCGGCCGCGTATTCACCCCGGACCTGGGCATCGTTTCCGACGCCGGCTCTGCATTGACCATGTTCATTGAAGTGGCCCGCGAGTGGAAAGCCGCCGGCAAGCTCAAGGACCGCAGCGCCTGGCTCCACGATTGCCAGCAGCGCAAGGCCACCCTGCACCGCAAGACCCACTTCGACAACGTGCCGGTCAAGCCGCAACGGGTGTACGAAGAGATGAACCAGGTGTTCGGCAAAGACACCTGCTACGTCAGCACCATCGGCCTGTCGCAGATTGCCGGCGCGCAGTTCCTGCACGTCTACAAGCCACGCCACTGGATCAACTGCGGCCAGGCCGGCCCGCTCGGCTGGACCATTCCGGCGGCACTGGGTGTGGTCAAGGCGGACCCGACCCGCAAAGTCGTGGCACTGTCCGGTGACTATGACTTCCAGTTCATGATCGAAGAGCTGGCCGTGGGCGCACAGTTCAAGCTGCCGTACATCCACGTGGTGGTGAACAACTCCTACCTGGGGCTGATCCGCCAGGCCCAGCGCGGGTTTGAAATGGACTACTGCGTGCAGCTGTCCTTCGACAACCTCAACGCACCGGAACTCAACGGTTACGGCGTCGACCACGTGGCCGTCGCCGAAGGCCTGGGTTGCAAGGCCCTGCGGGTGTTCGAGCCGGGCCAGATCCAGCCGGCACTGCGCAAGGCCCAGGAAATGATCGAAGAATTCAAGGTTCCGGTGATCGTTGAGATTATTCTGGAACGGGTGACCAATATTTCCATGGGCACCGAGATCAACGCCGTCAACGAATTCGAAGATCTGGCACTGGTGGGCAACGACGCGCCGACTGCCATTTCACTGCTCGATTAA
- the hyi gene encoding hydroxypyruvate isomerase has product MPRFAANLSMLFTEQDFLARFKAAADAGFSGVEYLFPYEFSSAEIKAQLDAHGLTQVLFNLPAGDWAKGERGLACHPDRVEEFRAGVNLAIAYAQVLGNTQVNCLAGIRPAGVDDATLEKTFVANLKYAADKLQAVGIKLVMEMINTRDIPGFYLNNTAQALSIREQVGSANLFLQYDIYHMQIMEGDLARTMAAHLGEINHIQLADNPGRNEPGTGEINYRFLFEHLDRIGYQGWVGCEYKPLTTTEAGLGWLKSHNAI; this is encoded by the coding sequence ATGCCGCGTTTTGCCGCCAACCTGTCCATGCTGTTTACCGAACAGGACTTTCTTGCCCGTTTCAAAGCCGCCGCCGATGCGGGGTTCAGTGGTGTGGAATACCTGTTTCCCTACGAATTCAGCTCAGCTGAAATCAAGGCGCAACTCGATGCCCACGGCCTGACCCAAGTGCTGTTCAACCTGCCGGCCGGTGACTGGGCCAAGGGCGAACGCGGCCTGGCCTGCCACCCGGACCGGGTCGAGGAGTTCCGTGCCGGGGTCAACCTGGCCATCGCCTACGCCCAGGTACTGGGCAATACCCAGGTCAACTGCCTGGCGGGGATTCGCCCGGCCGGCGTGGATGACGCGACGCTTGAAAAAACCTTCGTCGCCAACCTCAAGTACGCCGCCGACAAGTTGCAGGCGGTGGGCATCAAGCTTGTGATGGAGATGATCAACACCCGCGACATCCCGGGTTTCTACCTGAACAACACGGCGCAGGCCCTGTCGATTCGCGAGCAGGTGGGCAGTGCCAACCTGTTCCTGCAATACGACATCTATCACATGCAAATCATGGAAGGCGACCTGGCCCGCACCATGGCTGCGCACCTGGGTGAGATCAACCACATCCAGCTGGCGGACAACCCGGGGCGCAACGAGCCGGGGACCGGTGAGATCAACTACCGCTTCCTGTTCGAACATTTGGACCGCATTGGTTATCAGGGTTGGGTCGGCTGTGAGTACAAGCCGTTGACCACCACCGAAGCGGGTTTGGGTTGGCTCAAAAGCCACAACGCGATCTAA
- a CDS encoding 2-hydroxy-3-oxopropionate reductase produces MAKIGFIGTGIMGQPMAANLQKAGHQLFLSEHHGKAPAELISAGAVALADPQQVAQEAEFIIVMVPDTPQVDDVLFRADGVAAGLGPNKVVIDMSSISPTATKAFAAKINETGARYLDAPVSGGEVGAKAGTLSIMIGGDPQTFERALPLFEAMGKNITLVGGNGDGQTAKVANQIIVALNIQAVAEALLFASKNGADPAKVREALMGGFASSKILEVHGERMIKGTFDPGFRINLHQKDLNLALAGAKELGINLPNTAGTQQVFSTCTAIGGGNWDHSALIKGLEHMANFSIRDK; encoded by the coding sequence ATGGCTAAAATCGGATTTATCGGCACCGGCATCATGGGCCAACCCATGGCTGCCAACCTGCAAAAGGCCGGTCACCAACTGTTTCTTTCCGAGCATCACGGCAAGGCGCCGGCTGAACTGATCAGCGCTGGTGCGGTGGCCCTGGCCGACCCGCAGCAAGTGGCCCAGGAAGCCGAATTCATCATCGTCATGGTGCCCGACACTCCGCAGGTCGATGATGTGCTGTTCCGCGCCGACGGCGTTGCCGCAGGCCTTGGGCCGAACAAAGTGGTGATCGACATGAGTTCGATCTCGCCCACCGCCACCAAGGCCTTCGCCGCGAAGATCAACGAGACCGGCGCACGTTACCTCGACGCCCCGGTGTCCGGTGGTGAAGTCGGTGCCAAGGCCGGCACCCTGAGCATCATGATCGGCGGCGACCCGCAAACCTTCGAACGCGCCCTGCCGCTGTTCGAGGCCATGGGCAAGAACATCACCCTGGTGGGCGGCAATGGCGATGGCCAGACCGCCAAGGTGGCCAACCAGATCATCGTTGCGTTGAACATCCAGGCGGTGGCGGAAGCGCTGCTGTTCGCCTCGAAGAACGGCGCCGACCCGGCCAAGGTGCGTGAAGCACTGATGGGGGGTTTTGCTTCGTCGAAAATCCTCGAAGTGCATGGCGAGCGCATGATCAAGGGCACCTTCGATCCGGGCTTCCGCATCAACCTGCACCAGAAGGATCTGAACCTGGCCCTGGCCGGTGCCAAGGAGCTGGGGATCAACCTGCCGAACACCGCCGGCACGCAGCAGGTGTTCAGCACCTGCACCGCCATCGGTGGCGGCAACTGGGACCACTCGGCGCTGATCAAGGGCCTGGAACATATGGCGAATTTTTCGATTCGCGATAAATAA
- a CDS encoding glycerate kinase, whose amino-acid sequence MSVDPQHLLRELFATAIDAAHPRQVLEPYLPADRSGRVIVIGAGKAAAAMALVVENCWQGEVSGLVVTRYGHGAPCKKIEVVEAAHPVPDAAGQAVAKRVLELISNLGEDDRVIFLLSGGGSALLALPAAGITLADKQAINKALLKSGATIGEMNCVRKHLSAIKGGRLAKASWPATVYTYAISDVPGDQATVIASGPTVGDPSTSQQALAILKRYQIEIPASVRTWLQSPESETVKPGDPVLARSHFQLIARPQQSLEAVAVKVRQAGFSPLILGDLEGEARDVAKVHAGIARQIIQHGQPLAAPCVILSGGETTVTVRGNGRGGRNAEFLLSLTDSLKGLPGVYALAGDTDGIDGSEDNAGAIMTPTSYARAEALGLSASDELDNNNGYGYFAALDGLIITEPTRTNVNDFRAILILESPERESPEHDA is encoded by the coding sequence ATGTCGGTCGATCCGCAACACCTGCTTCGCGAGCTGTTTGCCACAGCCATCGACGCCGCCCACCCCCGGCAAGTCCTCGAACCCTATCTGCCCGCCGACCGCAGCGGCCGTGTCATCGTGATCGGTGCCGGCAAAGCCGCCGCCGCCATGGCGCTGGTGGTGGAAAACTGCTGGCAAGGCGAAGTCTCGGGCCTGGTGGTCACCCGCTACGGCCACGGCGCACCCTGCAAGAAAATCGAGGTGGTCGAAGCCGCGCACCCGGTGCCGGATGCCGCAGGCCAGGCCGTGGCCAAGCGTGTGCTGGAGCTGATCAGCAACCTGGGCGAAGACGACCGCGTGATCTTCCTGCTCTCCGGCGGCGGCTCTGCACTGCTCGCCCTTCCGGCCGCCGGCATCACCCTGGCGGACAAGCAAGCGATCAACAAGGCCCTGCTCAAATCCGGCGCCACCATTGGCGAGATGAACTGCGTGCGCAAGCACCTCTCGGCGATCAAGGGCGGGCGCCTGGCCAAGGCAAGCTGGCCTGCCACCGTCTACACCTACGCGATTTCCGATGTACCGGGCGACCAGGCCACGGTCATCGCTTCCGGCCCCACTGTTGGCGACCCCAGTACCTCGCAACAGGCGCTGGCGATTCTCAAGCGCTACCAGATTGAAATCCCGGCGTCGGTGCGCACCTGGCTGCAAAGCCCGGAGTCGGAAACCGTCAAGCCCGGGGACCCGGTGCTCGCCCGTAGCCATTTCCAACTGATCGCCCGTCCGCAGCAATCCCTGGAAGCGGTGGCAGTGAAAGTCCGCCAGGCCGGTTTCAGCCCGCTGATCCTCGGCGACCTGGAAGGCGAAGCGCGGGACGTGGCCAAGGTGCACGCCGGTATCGCCCGGCAAATCATCCAGCACGGCCAACCCCTGGCGGCGCCTTGCGTGATCCTCTCCGGCGGCGAAACCACCGTCACCGTACGCGGCAATGGCCGTGGCGGACGCAACGCCGAATTCCTGCTGAGCCTCACCGACAGCCTCAAGGGCCTGCCCGGCGTCTACGCCCTGGCGGGTGACACCGACGGCATCGACGGCTCGGAAGACAACGCCGGCGCGATCATGACGCCCACCAGCTATGCCCGCGCCGAAGCCCTGGGCTTGAGCGCCAGTGACGAGCTGGACAACAACAATGGCTACGGCTACTTCGCGGCCCTCGACGGCTTGATCATCACCGAGCCGACCCGCACCAACGTCAACGATTTCCGCGCCATTCTGATTCTTGAAAGCCCTGAAAGAGAGTCCCCTGAACATGACGCCTGA
- the pyk gene encoding pyruvate kinase — protein sequence MTPDKKVKILATLGPATDSIDDIRELVEAGVNIFRLNFSHGDHADHAQRYQWIRQVERQLNYPLGILMDLQGPKLRVGRFAEGKVQLIRGQALRLDLDPTPGDQRRVNLPHPEIIAALQPGMDLLLDDGKLRLRVITKHADAIDTTVLNGGELSDRKGVNVPQALLELSPLTAKDRRDLSFGLELGVDWVALSFVQRPEDIREARELIGDKAFLMAKIEKPSAVQRLQEIAELSDAIMVARGDLGVEVPAESVPQIQKDIIGVCRQLGKPVVVATQMLESMRFSPAPTRAEVTDVANAVAEGADAVMLSAETASGEYPLEAVLMMSKIIRQVENGPDYQTQLDVSRPKADATVSDAISCAIRRISSILPVAVLVNYSESGSSTLRAARERPAVPILNLTPNLSTARRLSVAWGVHSVVNDRLRQVDEVCSTALEIAQAQGMAERGDTLVITAGVPFGQPGSTNSLRIETLI from the coding sequence ATGACGCCTGACAAGAAGGTCAAGATCCTCGCCACGCTGGGCCCGGCCACCGACAGCATCGACGACATTCGCGAGCTGGTGGAAGCCGGGGTGAATATCTTTCGCCTGAACTTCAGCCATGGCGATCATGCCGACCACGCCCAACGCTACCAGTGGATTCGCCAGGTGGAGCGCCAGCTCAATTATCCCCTCGGCATCCTGATGGACCTGCAAGGGCCGAAGCTGCGGGTGGGGCGTTTTGCCGAAGGAAAAGTGCAACTGATTCGCGGCCAGGCCCTGCGCCTGGACCTGGACCCGACACCCGGTGACCAGCGGCGAGTCAACCTGCCCCACCCGGAAATCATCGCAGCCCTGCAGCCCGGCATGGACCTGCTGCTGGACGACGGCAAGCTGCGCCTGCGGGTGATCACCAAGCACGCCGATGCCATCGACACCACCGTGCTCAACGGCGGCGAACTGTCGGACCGTAAAGGCGTGAACGTACCCCAGGCATTGCTGGAGCTCAGCCCGCTGACCGCCAAGGACCGCCGCGACCTGAGCTTCGGCCTGGAACTGGGGGTGGACTGGGTGGCGCTGTCGTTTGTGCAACGCCCGGAAGACATCCGCGAAGCCCGCGAGTTGATCGGCGACAAGGCGTTCCTGATGGCCAAGATCGAGAAGCCCTCGGCGGTGCAGCGCCTGCAGGAAATCGCCGAGTTGAGCGACGCGATCATGGTCGCCAGAGGTGACCTGGGGGTGGAAGTGCCGGCGGAAAGCGTGCCGCAAATCCAGAAGGACATCATTGGTGTGTGCCGCCAGTTGGGTAAACCGGTGGTGGTGGCCACGCAGATGCTTGAATCCATGCGCTTCTCCCCGGCGCCGACCCGTGCCGAAGTCACCGACGTGGCCAACGCAGTGGCGGAAGGGGCGGATGCGGTGATGCTGTCGGCGGAAACCGCTTCCGGTGAATACCCGTTGGAGGCCGTGCTGATGATGAGCAAGATCATTCGCCAGGTGGAAAATGGCCCGGATTACCAGACCCAGCTGGACGTCAGCCGGCCCAAGGCGGATGCCACGGTGTCGGACGCCATCAGCTGTGCGATCCGCCGTATCAGCAGCATCCTGCCGGTGGCAGTGCTGGTGAACTACAGCGAGTCGGGCAGCTCCACCTTGCGGGCGGCGCGGGAACGGCCGGCGGTGCCGATTCTGAACCTGACACCGAACCTGTCGACGGCGCGACGCTTGAGCGTGGCGTGGGGCGTGCATTCGGTGGTGAACGATCGGCTGCGGCAGGTGGATGAGGTGTGTTCCACGGCGTTGGAGATTGCCCAGGCACAGGGTATGGCGGAGCGTGGGGATACGTTGGTGATTACTGCTGGGGTGCCATTCGGGCAGCCAGGGTCGACCAATTCGTTGCGGATCGAGACATTGATCTAA
- a CDS encoding urea transporter has translation MPNQPCPDWAEALLNGFSQIFLQRHPLCGLLCLLAILVGAPALLGGALLGGVAGLLTAQRRGYPKAERQAGLYSYNGVLLGLLISQHFSWSALLPPLILACGGLSAILTRQWLKRAANPDDLPAYTAPFVVLGWLLLGTTAPAAFAASEPRTWALLCAPFTGLAQVILMDHPLAGLLIALGLVIASRRAALWALTGASLGVLIALLMDEPASALLGLHSYNPALAALALSQYRRQPWLPLIGILLAIILTPGFTGLNLPALTAPFILATWLVRASQRVMQKTRMDSPFESP, from the coding sequence ATGCCCAACCAACCCTGCCCCGACTGGGCCGAAGCCCTGCTCAACGGCTTCAGCCAGATATTCCTGCAGCGCCACCCGCTGTGTGGCCTGCTCTGCCTGCTGGCGATCCTGGTCGGCGCCCCGGCCCTGCTCGGCGGCGCGCTGCTGGGCGGTGTCGCCGGCTTGCTGACCGCCCAACGCCGCGGCTATCCCAAGGCCGAACGCCAGGCCGGTCTCTATAGCTACAACGGCGTGCTGCTCGGCTTGCTGATCAGCCAGCACTTCAGCTGGTCGGCACTGCTGCCGCCGTTGATTCTCGCCTGCGGTGGCCTCAGCGCAATCCTCACTCGCCAGTGGCTCAAACGCGCCGCCAACCCCGATGACCTGCCCGCCTACACCGCACCGTTTGTGGTACTCGGCTGGCTGCTGCTGGGCACCACCGCGCCCGCCGCATTTGCCGCCAGCGAACCCCGCACCTGGGCGCTACTCTGCGCGCCGTTCACAGGTCTGGCCCAAGTCATCCTGATGGACCACCCCCTCGCCGGCCTGCTGATCGCCCTCGGTCTTGTAATAGCCAGCCGCCGCGCGGCCTTGTGGGCGCTGACCGGCGCGAGCCTCGGCGTGTTGATCGCCCTGTTGATGGACGAGCCCGCCAGCGCCCTGCTCGGCCTGCACAGCTATAACCCGGCGCTGGCCGCCCTGGCCCTCAGCCAGTATCGTCGCCAACCCTGGCTGCCGCTGATCGGCATCCTGCTGGCGATCATCCTCACGCCCGGCTTCACCGGCCTGAACCTGCCCGCGCTGACCGCGCCGTTTATCCTCGCCACCTGGCTGGTGCGCGCCAGTCAGCGGGTGATGCAGAAAACCCGCATGGACAGCCCCTTCGAATCCCCCTAG
- a CDS encoding ion transporter: MDSNKHWRERLYVMVFQSDTPAGRRFDSTLLLIILASLVIVILDSIQAVHDNYANVLAYIEWGFTIIFAIEYGLRLYCSPKPLRYAFSFYGLVDLLAIVPGILALYYSDAQYLLIIRIIRMLRIFRVLKLGPYLKQANYLMSALRGSKQKIVVFLVSVCTLVTVFGTLMYVIEGPEHGFTSIPKGIYWAIVTLTTVGFGDIVPKTPLGQVISSLVMITGYSIIAVPTGIFTAELANAMRGEQLQTDCPVCKKNSHEPNAAFCSRCGSALFKKLE, encoded by the coding sequence ATGGACAGCAACAAGCACTGGCGTGAGCGTCTCTACGTCATGGTTTTCCAAAGTGACACCCCGGCCGGCCGACGCTTCGACAGCACCCTGTTGCTGATCATCCTGGCCAGCCTGGTGATCGTGATCCTCGACAGCATCCAGGCAGTCCACGACAACTACGCCAACGTGCTGGCCTATATCGAGTGGGGCTTCACCATCATCTTCGCCATCGAGTACGGCCTGCGGCTGTATTGCTCGCCCAAGCCGTTGCGCTATGCCTTCAGCTTTTATGGGCTGGTGGATTTGCTGGCGATCGTGCCCGGGATCCTCGCGCTGTACTACAGCGACGCGCAGTACCTGCTGATTATCCGAATCATCCGGATGCTGCGGATTTTCCGCGTGCTCAAGCTCGGCCCGTACCTCAAGCAGGCCAACTACCTGATGTCGGCGCTGCGGGGCAGCAAGCAGAAGATCGTGGTGTTCCTGGTCAGCGTCTGCACGCTGGTCACGGTGTTCGGCACCTTGATGTACGTGATCGAAGGCCCGGAGCACGGGTTTACCAGCATTCCCAAGGGCATCTATTGGGCGATCGTCACCCTGACCACCGTGGGCTTTGGCGATATCGTGCCGAAGACCCCGCTGGGCCAGGTGATTTCGTCGCTGGTGATGATCACCGGTTATTCGATCATCGCGGTGCCCACCGGGATCTTCACCGCCGAACTGGCCAACGCCATGCGCGGTGAGCAATTGCAAACGGATTGCCCGGTGTGCAAGAAAAACAGCCATGAGCCCAATGCAGCGTTTTGCTCACGGTGTGGCAGCGCGCTTTTCAAGAAACTGGAATAA